A DNA window from Moorella thermoacetica contains the following coding sequences:
- a CDS encoding oxalate oxidoreductase subunit alpha, whose product MGKVRNISGCVAVAHGVRLADVDVICSYPIRPYTGIMSELARMVADGELDAEFVHGEGEHAQLSVVYGASAAGARVFTGSSGVGVTYAIEVYSPISGERLPVQMAIADRTLDPPGDFGEEHTDAECCRDQGWIQGWASTPQEALDNTLIYYRVGEDQRVLLPQYAYLDGYFVSHILGPVDIPDEAQVKEFLPPYKNHHVLDPRKLQIIGPQIEPAMGPPLQYQRYQAVKGVHKVLEEACDEFARIFGRKYDPYLDEYLTDDAEVIIFGQGAHMETAKAVARRLRNLGEKVGVARLRTFRPFPTEQIKERLSKFKAIGVLDVSANFGISCSGGVLLSELRAALYDYGDKVKTVGFVAGLGGEVVTHDEFYRMFQKLKEIAKTGKVEQTSYWIPFEL is encoded by the coding sequence ATGGGTAAAGTAAGGAATATCTCTGGATGTGTGGCGGTAGCACATGGTGTGCGGTTAGCCGATGTCGACGTTATCTGTTCCTATCCCATCCGGCCTTATACCGGTATCATGTCCGAGCTGGCACGGATGGTTGCCGACGGCGAGTTGGATGCCGAATTTGTCCATGGCGAAGGTGAACACGCCCAGTTGAGTGTCGTTTACGGCGCTTCGGCTGCCGGAGCACGGGTATTCACCGGTAGTTCCGGTGTCGGCGTAACCTATGCCATAGAAGTCTATTCACCTATCTCTGGTGAACGTTTACCGGTACAGATGGCCATTGCCGACCGGACCCTGGACCCGCCCGGTGACTTTGGTGAGGAACATACCGATGCCGAGTGTTGCCGGGACCAGGGCTGGATCCAGGGTTGGGCCTCCACTCCCCAGGAAGCCCTGGATAACACCTTGATTTACTACCGGGTAGGTGAAGACCAGCGGGTCTTGTTGCCCCAGTATGCCTACCTGGACGGGTACTTCGTCAGCCATATCCTAGGCCCGGTGGATATTCCCGACGAGGCCCAGGTGAAAGAGTTCCTGCCGCCTTACAAGAATCACCATGTCCTCGATCCCAGGAAGCTCCAGATTATCGGCCCTCAAATTGAGCCGGCCATGGGACCTCCCCTCCAATACCAGCGTTACCAGGCCGTTAAAGGCGTGCACAAGGTTCTAGAAGAGGCCTGTGACGAATTCGCCCGGATTTTCGGCCGCAAGTACGATCCCTACCTTGATGAATACCTGACTGACGATGCCGAGGTTATAATCTTCGGCCAGGGCGCCCACATGGAGACGGCTAAAGCGGTAGCCCGGCGCCTGCGCAACCTTGGTGAAAAGGTAGGAGTAGCGCGGCTACGTACCTTCCGGCCCTTCCCGACGGAACAAATTAAAGAGCGACTTTCTAAATTCAAGGCTATTGGTGTCCTCGATGTTTCGGCCAACTTCGGCATTTCCTGCAGCGGCGGCGTCCTCCTGTCCGAACTGCGGGCCGCCCTCTATGACTACGGCGACAAAGTAAAGACCGTAGGCTTTGTAGCCGGCCTAGGCGGCGAAGTCGTCACCCACGATGAGTTCTACCGCATGTTCCAGAAACTAAAGGAGATCGCCAAGACAGGTAAAGTCGAGCAGACCTCTTATTGGATCCCCTTTGAATTATAA
- a CDS encoding CDC48 family AAA ATPase — MPGDLGVKLRVCEGMVEDARKGIVRVLTPVMDELGLKPNDVVAITGKRTTVARIMPAFQDGCPPGNIQMDGLQRQNAQVGIGEGVTLSPVEWETARTVVLAPVLPGWTLGGEHEIVHLKKHLIGRAVVPGDQVTIPQFSGGDEAFTVEGAAPRGAVVITRDTAVRFKGGEATEGRGQRVTYEDIGGLAREVQRVREIIELPLKYPQLFQRLGVEAPKGILMHGAPGTGKTLIARAVASETEAHFIHVNGPEIMHKYYGESEARLRQVFDEARRKAPSIIFLDEIDALAPRRADVHGDVEKRVVAQLLALMDGLESRGNVIVIAATNIPDLVDPALRRPGRFDREIAINVPDQRGRREILQIHTRGMSLAEDVSLDRLAAITHGFVSADLAALCREAGMYALRRALKSFQLGNERTEDLQLQVTMRDFLDALTEVEPSATREFAMEIPTATWEDIGGLEKIKERLQAMVEWPLRYPELFQQFGLQTPKGILLSGPPGTGKTLVAKALARESGINFIPVNSSLLFSHWWGEAEKTLHEVFRKARQASPCLLFFDELDALVPARKAGEGSSIGSRLVSQFLMELDGLEELREVIVLGATNRIDMIDPAVLRPGRFDQILEFPYPDQAARKEIFQIYLRNRPVDPGINLDSLAGAAEGLVGSEIEALCKRAALLAVSEVINHKGAGAYIKTCHLEQALAEIQAEKQQARTGAENHTLRPVWNNVVPGAISQVGR, encoded by the coding sequence ATGCCTGGGGATTTGGGTGTAAAACTCCGCGTGTGCGAGGGAATGGTTGAGGATGCCCGTAAAGGTATAGTACGGGTACTGACCCCGGTTATGGATGAATTGGGTTTAAAACCCAACGACGTCGTTGCTATTACCGGCAAGCGGACTACGGTAGCCAGGATAATGCCGGCTTTTCAAGACGGTTGTCCCCCGGGCAACATCCAGATGGACGGCCTCCAGCGCCAGAATGCCCAAGTCGGCATCGGCGAAGGAGTTACTCTATCTCCCGTGGAATGGGAAACAGCCAGGACGGTGGTTTTGGCGCCGGTCCTGCCCGGCTGGACCCTCGGCGGCGAGCATGAGATTGTACATTTAAAGAAGCACCTCATCGGCCGGGCGGTGGTACCGGGTGATCAGGTAACCATCCCTCAGTTTAGCGGTGGTGATGAGGCCTTTACCGTTGAAGGGGCTGCACCCCGGGGAGCGGTGGTAATCACTCGTGATACAGCTGTACGCTTTAAAGGCGGGGAAGCCACCGAAGGCCGGGGCCAGCGGGTCACCTATGAGGATATCGGCGGTCTGGCCAGGGAAGTCCAACGGGTCAGGGAAATTATCGAATTGCCCTTAAAATACCCACAACTCTTTCAAAGGTTGGGAGTAGAGGCTCCCAAGGGCATCTTGATGCACGGGGCACCCGGAACGGGTAAAACCCTTATTGCCCGGGCCGTAGCCTCGGAAACGGAAGCCCACTTTATCCACGTCAACGGCCCGGAGATAATGCATAAATACTACGGTGAAAGCGAGGCCCGCCTGCGCCAGGTTTTTGATGAGGCCCGCAGGAAGGCACCGAGTATTATCTTCCTGGATGAGATTGACGCCCTGGCTCCGCGCCGGGCCGACGTTCACGGCGACGTGGAAAAACGTGTTGTCGCCCAGTTGCTGGCCTTGATGGACGGGCTGGAATCCCGCGGCAACGTAATTGTGATAGCGGCCACTAATATACCCGACCTTGTCGATCCGGCCCTGCGCCGCCCGGGCCGTTTTGACCGGGAGATAGCCATCAACGTCCCGGATCAAAGGGGCCGGCGGGAGATCCTGCAGATCCATACCCGGGGCATGTCCCTGGCGGAGGACGTTTCCCTGGATCGCCTGGCAGCCATCACCCACGGCTTTGTCAGTGCTGATTTGGCCGCCCTCTGCCGGGAAGCCGGCATGTATGCCCTGCGACGGGCCCTTAAAAGCTTCCAGCTGGGCAACGAGCGTACGGAAGACCTGCAACTCCAGGTTACTATGCGAGACTTTCTCGATGCCCTGACGGAGGTCGAGCCTTCGGCCACCAGGGAGTTCGCCATGGAGATTCCTACGGCAACCTGGGAGGATATCGGTGGCCTGGAGAAGATTAAAGAACGACTGCAGGCTATGGTCGAGTGGCCCCTACGCTATCCAGAACTTTTCCAACAGTTTGGCCTGCAAACTCCCAAGGGCATTCTGCTCTCCGGTCCCCCCGGGACAGGTAAGACCCTGGTAGCTAAAGCCCTGGCCCGGGAGAGCGGGATTAATTTCATACCGGTTAACAGTTCCCTCCTCTTTTCCCACTGGTGGGGAGAGGCGGAGAAAACCCTACATGAGGTTTTTCGCAAGGCCCGCCAGGCCTCTCCCTGCCTGCTGTTTTTTGACGAACTGGACGCCCTGGTACCGGCCCGCAAAGCTGGCGAAGGTAGTAGCATTGGCAGCCGCCTGGTATCCCAGTTCCTGATGGAGTTAGATGGCCTGGAAGAATTGCGGGAGGTAATCGTCCTGGGAGCTACCAACCGTATTGATATGATTGACCCGGCCGTCCTGCGGCCCGGTCGCTTTGACCAGATTCTGGAGTTCCCGTATCCGGACCAGGCAGCCAGGAAAGAGATTTTCCAGATTTACCTGCGCAACCGGCCGGTTGACCCGGGCATTAACCTGGATAGTCTGGCCGGTGCGGCTGAAGGGCTGGTGGGGTCGGAGATTGAAGCCCTGTGCAAGCGAGCGGCCCTGCTGGCCGTATCTGAAGTGATTAACCATAAAGGTGCCGGAGCTTACATTAAAACGTGTCACCTGGAACAGGCCCTGGCCGAGATCCAGGCCGAAAAACAACAGGCACGGACCGGGGCGGAGAACCATACCCTGCGCCCCGTCTGGAATAATGTTGTCCCCGGAGCAATATCACAGGTGGGGAGGTGA
- the dsrB gene encoding dissimilatory-type sulfite reductase subunit beta, with protein sequence MALSQGRLGKYNPEKPTENRITDIGPRHFWDFFPPVIQKNYGKWAYHDILEPGIMVHVSETGDKVFTVRCGGSRLMTAENIREICDIADKYCDGYVRFTTRNNIEFMVTSYEKVQELKKDLLSRKYISGSYKFPIGGTGAGVTNIVHTQGYIHCHTPATDASSMVKAVMDELMDYFTGMTLPAHVRISMACCLNMCGAVHCSDIALLGIHRKPPIVDDNIDSICEIPLAIAACPVGAISPAKTEDGRKSVKIKEDRCMFCGNCYTMCPALPLADKEGDGVTILAGGKISNRISEPKFSKVIVPWLPNNFPRFPEVVATVKKIIEVYAANARKYERIGDWAERIGWEKFFELCDLPFTEHLIDDYRLAYDTYRTSTQFKFTGKAWEVSRAAGGIDD encoded by the coding sequence ATGGCATTATCACAAGGGAGACTGGGTAAATACAACCCGGAGAAACCGACGGAAAACAGGATTACGGATATCGGTCCCAGGCACTTTTGGGATTTCTTCCCACCGGTTATCCAGAAAAACTACGGCAAGTGGGCTTATCATGACATCCTGGAACCCGGTATCATGGTCCATGTCTCCGAGACCGGGGACAAGGTCTTTACCGTGCGTTGCGGCGGCTCACGACTTATGACGGCGGAAAATATCCGGGAGATCTGCGACATTGCCGATAAATACTGCGATGGTTATGTGCGCTTTACCACCCGGAATAATATTGAATTCATGGTAACAAGTTATGAAAAAGTCCAGGAGTTGAAGAAAGACCTCCTGAGCCGGAAATACATCTCCGGGAGCTACAAATTTCCCATCGGCGGCACCGGCGCCGGGGTTACCAACATCGTTCATACCCAGGGCTATATCCATTGCCATACCCCGGCAACCGACGCTTCCTCCATGGTCAAGGCAGTCATGGATGAACTCATGGACTACTTCACCGGCATGACCCTGCCGGCCCACGTCCGGATTTCCATGGCCTGCTGCCTGAATATGTGCGGCGCCGTTCACTGCTCGGATATTGCCCTCCTGGGCATCCACAGGAAACCGCCGATTGTAGACGATAATATTGATTCCATTTGTGAAATACCCCTGGCCATTGCCGCCTGTCCCGTGGGTGCCATCTCGCCGGCCAAGACGGAAGACGGCCGGAAGTCGGTGAAGATCAAAGAAGATCGGTGCATGTTCTGCGGCAATTGCTATACCATGTGCCCGGCCCTGCCTCTGGCCGACAAGGAGGGCGACGGCGTGACCATCCTGGCCGGCGGCAAGATCTCCAACCGGATCAGCGAGCCCAAGTTCTCCAAGGTCATTGTTCCCTGGTTGCCCAACAACTTCCCCCGCTTCCCGGAAGTGGTGGCCACAGTTAAGAAGATCATCGAAGTCTATGCCGCCAATGCCCGCAAGTACGAGCGCATTGGTGACTGGGCGGAGAGAATCGGCTGGGAGAAGTTCTTCGAGCTGTGTGATTTGCCCTTTACCGAGCACCTCATTGATGATTACCGCCTGGCCTATGATACCTACCGGACCAGCACCCAGTTTAAATTCACCGGAAAAGCCTGGGAAGTTTCCAGGGCGGCAGGGGGTATCGACGACTAG
- a CDS encoding oxalate oxidoreductase subunit beta, translating into MLDRIASIKKAPDEEYYVPGHRTCAGCGPALTYRLVAKAAGPNTIFIGPTGCMYVANTSYGCGPWRVPWIHAQITNGGAVASGIEAAYKAMIRKKKTDAEFPNIIVMAGDGGAVDIGLQALSAMLYRGHDVLFICYDNESYANTGIQTSPTTPYGANTTFTPPGEVVPEGKKLFPKDNPKVIAHGHPELKYVATASIGWPVDLMNKVRKGLNQEGPAYIHIHAPCPKGWQFPADKTIEMAKLAVQTGMFQLYEYENGEYKLSVKVDKRKPVSEYMKLQKRFAHLKPEHIAKMQAFVDARCAEVGITVPVVASNA; encoded by the coding sequence ATGCTGGATCGGATTGCATCTATTAAAAAGGCACCTGATGAGGAATACTATGTTCCCGGGCATCGTACCTGTGCCGGCTGCGGCCCGGCCCTGACCTATCGCCTGGTGGCCAAAGCCGCCGGTCCCAACACCATCTTCATTGGTCCCACCGGCTGCATGTACGTGGCCAATACCAGCTACGGCTGCGGTCCCTGGCGGGTACCCTGGATCCATGCCCAGATCACCAATGGCGGCGCCGTGGCCTCCGGTATTGAGGCCGCCTATAAGGCTATGATCCGCAAGAAGAAGACCGACGCCGAGTTCCCGAACATTATCGTTATGGCCGGTGATGGCGGCGCCGTCGATATCGGCCTCCAGGCACTGTCGGCCATGCTCTATCGCGGTCATGACGTCCTCTTTATCTGCTACGATAACGAGTCCTATGCCAATACCGGTATTCAGACCTCCCCGACGACGCCCTACGGGGCTAATACGACTTTTACCCCGCCTGGTGAGGTGGTACCGGAGGGCAAGAAGCTCTTCCCGAAGGATAACCCCAAGGTTATCGCCCACGGTCACCCGGAACTGAAGTATGTCGCCACGGCCTCCATCGGCTGGCCGGTAGACCTGATGAACAAGGTCCGTAAGGGCTTAAACCAGGAAGGTCCGGCCTATATCCACATCCACGCTCCTTGCCCCAAGGGCTGGCAGTTCCCGGCCGACAAGACCATTGAAATGGCCAAATTGGCCGTCCAGACGGGCATGTTCCAGCTCTACGAATATGAGAATGGTGAGTATAAACTGTCGGTTAAAGTCGATAAACGGAAACCGGTCAGCGAGTACATGAAACTCCAGAAGCGGTTTGCTCACCTGAAGCCCGAGCATATCGCCAAGATGCAGGCCTTTGTCGACGCCCGCTGCGCTGAAGTAGGTATCACCGTGCCGGTAGTCGCTTCCAACGCTTAA
- the dsrA gene encoding dissimilatory-type sulfite reductase subunit alpha — translation MEFKPKRPQKDLKYDELRIYTDEELHNYSEEELKNFKLKHDIPDLDELEKGPWPSFVADAKREALHRKKLADDRLMIDKDVVDDLLGQLQLSFDDGETHWKHGGIVGVFGYGGGVIGRYSDVPEKFPSVAQFHTLRVNQPASKFYKTDFLRALADLWEYRGSGMFNLHGSTGDIILLGTSTEQLEPIFYDLTHELDQDLGGSGSNLRTPSCCIGKARCEFACIDTQDLCYEITTHYQDELHRPAFPYKFKIKVDGCPNGCVASIARSDMSLIGTWRDDIRIDQEAVRAYMAGDIEPNGGAHKGRDWGKFDIQKEVIDLCPTGCMALEDGQLKINNKECNRCMHCINVMPRALKPGRDTGVSVLFGAKAPILEGAQLAVLTIPFMKAEAPYDNIKELVEKVWDWWMEEGKNRERLGELIQRKGLPKFLEVIGVPAAPQMVRHPRTNPYIFWKEEDVPGGWKRDINEYRQRHKR, via the coding sequence ATGGAGTTTAAGCCCAAGCGGCCGCAGAAGGACTTAAAGTACGACGAATTGCGCATTTATACCGACGAAGAATTGCATAACTACTCGGAAGAAGAACTAAAAAACTTTAAGCTCAAACACGACATTCCCGACCTGGACGAACTGGAAAAGGGACCGTGGCCCAGCTTTGTCGCCGATGCCAAGCGGGAAGCCCTGCATCGCAAGAAGCTCGCCGATGACCGGCTTATGATCGACAAGGACGTAGTTGACGATTTACTCGGACAGCTGCAATTATCCTTTGACGACGGAGAAACCCACTGGAAGCACGGCGGTATCGTCGGCGTCTTCGGTTACGGCGGCGGCGTCATCGGCCGGTACTCGGACGTTCCCGAAAAATTCCCTTCGGTGGCCCAATTCCATACCCTGCGGGTCAACCAACCGGCCAGCAAGTTCTATAAGACTGATTTCTTGCGGGCCCTGGCCGACCTGTGGGAGTACCGCGGCAGCGGTATGTTCAATCTGCATGGCTCCACCGGGGACATCATTCTCCTGGGAACCTCTACCGAACAGCTGGAACCTATCTTTTATGATCTGACCCACGAGCTGGATCAGGACCTTGGCGGGTCCGGTTCCAACCTGCGGACACCTTCCTGCTGCATCGGCAAGGCCAGGTGCGAGTTTGCCTGCATCGACACCCAGGATTTATGTTATGAGATAACCACCCACTACCAGGATGAGCTGCACCGCCCGGCCTTCCCCTACAAGTTTAAGATTAAGGTCGACGGTTGCCCCAACGGTTGCGTAGCTTCCATTGCCCGTTCTGACATGTCCCTCATTGGCACCTGGCGGGACGATATCCGCATTGACCAGGAGGCTGTACGGGCCTACATGGCCGGCGATATTGAACCCAACGGGGGCGCCCATAAGGGCCGCGATTGGGGCAAATTTGATATCCAGAAAGAGGTTATTGATCTCTGCCCGACTGGCTGTATGGCCCTGGAAGACGGCCAGCTGAAAATCAATAATAAAGAATGCAACCGCTGCATGCACTGCATCAACGTCATGCCGCGAGCCCTGAAACCGGGAAGGGATACCGGCGTCAGCGTCCTCTTCGGGGCCAAGGCACCCATCCTGGAGGGCGCCCAGCTGGCGGTATTAACAATACCCTTCATGAAGGCCGAAGCGCCCTACGATAATATTAAAGAGCTGGTTGAAAAGGTCTGGGATTGGTGGATGGAAGAGGGCAAAAACCGTGAGCGCCTGGGCGAACTGATCCAGCGCAAGGGTTTACCCAAGTTCCTGGAGGTTATCGGCGTACCGGCCGCACCCCAAATGGTTCGCCATCCCCGGACCAATCCTTATATCTTCTGGAAGGAAGAAGACGTACCCGGCGGCTGGAAACGCGATATCAACGAATACCGGCAGCGGCACAAGAGATAG
- a CDS encoding tetratricopeptide repeat protein, protein MLKPQDFEDFIAEQRKILAGNPGCASAQYNLGVFYMQQGKYPEAIAAFEEAIANGGRMFEAYVNLGYIYFQLGELEKVVEANKQAVAIEPRYARGYANLGFAYAQMGKSEEAIAALEKAIELNPRIVQAWNNLANVYLQKGDIERAVATGRKLLEIAPDFALGHNNLAYAYYLKGDYARAIEHVDRARELGFTPHPEFLKELEPYRQA, encoded by the coding sequence ATGCTGAAACCGCAGGACTTTGAGGATTTTATTGCCGAACAAAGAAAAATACTGGCGGGAAATCCGGGTTGCGCCAGCGCCCAGTATAACCTGGGGGTTTTCTATATGCAGCAGGGGAAATATCCCGAGGCCATCGCTGCCTTTGAAGAAGCCATCGCCAATGGCGGCCGTATGTTTGAAGCTTATGTCAACCTGGGATATATCTACTTCCAGCTGGGGGAGCTGGAGAAGGTAGTCGAGGCCAATAAACAGGCCGTTGCCATTGAACCCCGCTATGCCCGGGGCTACGCCAATCTGGGTTTTGCCTACGCCCAGATGGGAAAATCCGAGGAAGCCATCGCCGCCCTGGAGAAGGCCATTGAATTAAACCCCCGGATAGTTCAGGCCTGGAATAATTTAGCAAACGTCTATCTCCAGAAGGGCGACATAGAGAGGGCCGTTGCCACCGGCCGGAAGCTCCTGGAGATAGCCCCGGATTTTGCCCTGGGGCATAATAACCTGGCTTATGCTTATTATTTAAAGGGCGATTATGCCAGGGCCATTGAACATGTGGATCGGGCCAGGGAACTGGGTTTTACCCCCCACCCGGAATTTCTCAAGGAACTGGAACCCTATCGCCAGGCTTAA
- a CDS encoding GntR family transcriptional regulator, with the protein MESLLEPINLDSYQPVRQEAYQALREAILTGRLEPGTRLVERKIARQLGVSRTPVREAIRKLELEGLVEHHPRRGVVVARMSTREAFEVYSIRAVLEGLAARLAAEHINPVQLLRLNEIVRAMEQACEEENEERLQELHQEFNETVWTAAESPRLHQMINNLADYIVGFTRVGYSVPGRVRAATREHRELVEALARGDGEKAEKLARQHIENSRHAYFVQVALRDQKNTNI; encoded by the coding sequence ATGGAAAGCCTGCTTGAACCTATCAACCTGGATAGCTATCAACCGGTGCGCCAGGAAGCCTACCAGGCCTTGCGGGAAGCCATCCTCACGGGTCGCTTGGAGCCCGGTACGCGCCTGGTGGAGCGCAAAATAGCCAGGCAGCTGGGTGTCAGCCGGACACCGGTGCGCGAGGCCATTCGCAAGCTGGAACTGGAAGGTCTGGTTGAGCACCATCCCCGGCGGGGGGTGGTGGTCGCCCGGATGTCTACCCGGGAAGCCTTTGAAGTCTACAGCATTCGGGCCGTTCTGGAGGGCCTGGCCGCCCGCCTGGCGGCAGAGCATATCAACCCCGTCCAGTTGCTCAGGTTAAACGAGATTGTCAGGGCGATGGAACAGGCCTGCGAGGAAGAGAACGAGGAACGGTTACAGGAATTGCACCAGGAGTTTAATGAAACAGTATGGACGGCAGCCGAGAGCCCGCGCCTGCACCAGATGATCAATAATCTGGCGGATTATATTGTCGGTTTTACCAGGGTGGGGTACAGTGTACCCGGCCGGGTACGGGCGGCAACCAGGGAGCACCGGGAACTCGTTGAGGCCCTGGCGCGTGGAGATGGCGAAAAAGCCGAGAAGCTAGCCCGGCAACATATTGAAAATTCCCGCCATGCCTATTTTGTCCAGGTGGCATTAAGGGATCAAAAAAATACCAACATTTAA
- a CDS encoding FmdB family zinc ribbon protein, producing MPIYEFRCLHCGKLFEKRFTTMDEKVELSCPECQSPSLERVISKVNFIAHGSKSEAKPKLISKSCSPGSNCMTLDIPGPDE from the coding sequence ATGCCCATCTACGAATTTCGTTGCCTCCACTGCGGTAAGCTTTTCGAAAAACGATTTACCACTATGGACGAAAAGGTTGAACTTAGTTGCCCGGAATGTCAATCCCCCTCCCTGGAACGGGTCATCAGTAAGGTTAACTTTATCGCCCATGGGAGTAAAAGTGAGGCAAAGCCAAAACTCATCAGCAAGTCCTGCAGTCCGGGGAGTAACTGCATGACCCTGGACATTCCAGGCCCGGATGAATAA
- a CDS encoding dissimilatory sulfite reductase D family protein: MEDIKAAILDFAANSKKSKFYFKDLEKAVQAKIPDAKAREIKKAATELVNEEKLIYFSTGSTTMYGLKGRGITEDE; this comes from the coding sequence ATGGAAGATATCAAAGCAGCAATCCTGGATTTTGCCGCCAACAGCAAGAAGAGCAAGTTTTACTTCAAAGATCTGGAGAAGGCTGTCCAGGCCAAAATACCCGATGCCAAGGCACGGGAGATTAAGAAAGCCGCGACCGAGCTGGTCAATGAAGAGAAACTCATCTATTTCTCCACCGGCAGCACAACCATGTACGGTTTGAAGGGCCGGGGGATAACTGAAGACGAGTAA
- a CDS encoding DVU0298 family protein — protein MENEKKLREHHPIKQTPVREPVSKPLCPFCGLPIAKPRELATHRPGEMPVGSCSCGAVYACDVTGHNLGAAFIEALVFGCNQDWDLAWGLLPEEDYLERLVEHYDYDSHLIVPEGVYEGRRVTGALYFVRLQADIREVTGPGVQRKLREAATPGADRPGYCHPAGARKYSKKEITQLVKGYHLETLVDIARQDRRVLGDLQRLLCSGDALLRLQAADILGRAAAVYATGAPEIIANLLQRLLASVSDPGAASWGAVDAMGEIIANAPATFAGYIPQLYPFLEDKILRPRVLRALGRIAGVKPGLLQRAALHFLTFLRDPDPETRGYAAWLLGILRTEAAREDLKGLLDDRQVVAVYHNGAIDEKTVGELAAAALDRLAGA, from the coding sequence ATGGAAAATGAAAAAAAATTAAGGGAACACCACCCCATAAAACAAACTCCAGTCAGGGAACCGGTCAGTAAACCCCTTTGCCCTTTCTGCGGCTTGCCCATTGCTAAACCGCGGGAACTGGCGACCCACCGCCCGGGGGAGATGCCCGTCGGTTCCTGTTCCTGCGGTGCTGTTTATGCCTGCGACGTCACCGGCCATAACCTGGGGGCCGCCTTTATTGAAGCCCTGGTTTTCGGTTGTAACCAGGATTGGGACCTGGCCTGGGGATTGTTACCGGAAGAAGATTACCTGGAAAGACTGGTGGAACATTACGATTATGATAGCCACCTCATTGTTCCGGAGGGAGTTTATGAGGGCCGCAGGGTGACCGGGGCCCTCTATTTTGTACGGTTGCAAGCAGATATCCGGGAAGTAACCGGGCCTGGAGTGCAGAGGAAATTAAGGGAGGCCGCTACCCCTGGGGCAGATAGGCCAGGCTACTGCCACCCTGCCGGTGCCAGGAAATATAGTAAAAAAGAGATTACCCAACTGGTAAAGGGATATCACCTTGAAACTCTGGTGGATATAGCCCGGCAGGACAGGCGGGTCCTCGGCGATCTCCAGCGCCTCCTCTGCTCGGGTGACGCCCTCCTACGCCTGCAGGCGGCAGACATTCTCGGCCGGGCTGCTGCCGTCTATGCTACCGGCGCGCCGGAGATCATTGCCAATCTACTCCAGCGCCTCCTGGCCTCCGTCTCCGATCCCGGTGCCGCCAGCTGGGGCGCCGTTGATGCCATGGGCGAAATTATCGCCAACGCTCCAGCTACCTTTGCCGGGTACATCCCTCAGCTCTATCCCTTCCTGGAAGATAAAATCCTCCGGCCCAGGGTACTGCGGGCCTTAGGCAGGATCGCCGGGGTTAAACCGGGGCTTTTACAGCGGGCAGCCCTGCATTTTTTAACCTTCCTCAGGGACCCCGACCCGGAAACCAGGGGTTATGCCGCCTGGCTCCTGGGCATCCTGAGAACGGAGGCCGCCCGGGAGGATCTAAAAGGGCTTCTCGATGATCGGCAGGTCGTCGCCGTCTATCATAACGGCGCCATTGATGAAAAGACGGTGGGGGAACTGGCCGCCGCAGCCCTGGACCGGCTGGCGGGAGCTTAA